The following coding sequences lie in one Rutidosis leptorrhynchoides isolate AG116_Rl617_1_P2 chromosome 6, CSIRO_AGI_Rlap_v1, whole genome shotgun sequence genomic window:
- the LOC139853817 gene encoding BTB/POZ domain-containing protein At4g08455-like, with product MKCVSCKRNFSAESTAESTADSSDSSDSSDSSASSTSSDSSDFGDENTRTCRACFEKACKAENEELKSKVSFLKFWDPLDTRPQYVHRSTVPCFTDVVLVAVDLDSGKPVANAVPVPVNKAILASRSPVFKAMLQTEMEESLSGTIKLSDVSHNTLCAFVNFLYIAETPLDDDMACELIILADKYEVQYLKTYCEKFLISKLNWERSLKNYLFAHQHNAKTLLDAALSTIFDNMDNLSKQEGYLELVEKDHRLVMDIYEAYFSKTGKRRRSD from the exons ATGAAATGTGTATCTTGTAAACGCAATTTCTCCGCCGAATCCACTGCCGAATCCACTGCCGACTCCTCCGACTCTTCCGACTCCTCCGACTCCTCCGCCTCCTCCACCTCCTCCGACTCCTCCGACTTCGGTGATGAAAATACACGTACTTGTAGAGCATGTTTTGAGAAAGCATGTAAGGCTGAAAACGAGGAATTGAAATCTAAAGTTAGTTTTCTTAAGTTTTGGGACCCGCTTGACACTCGACCCCAATATGTTCACCGATCTACTGTCCCTTGCTTCACCGACGTTGTTTTGGTTGCTGTTGATTTGGATTCTGGTAAACCTGTTGCTAATGCGGTTCCTGTTCCTGTTAATAAGGCCATTCTG GCAAGCCGTTCACCAGTGTTTAAAGCCATGCTTCAAACTGAAATGGAAGAAAGTCTTAGTGGCACAATCAAGCTAAGTGATGTTTCGCATAACACCCTATGTGCCTTTGTCAACTTCCTCTACATAGCTGAAACGCCTCTTGACGATGACATGGCATGTGAACTTATAATTTTAGCCGACAAATATGAAGTGCAGTATCTAAAAACCTATTGTGAGAAATTTTTGATATCAAAACTTAACTGGGAAAGGTCACTCAAGAACTACTTATTTGCTCATCAACATAATGCAAAAACCTTGCTTGATGCTGCATTATCGACAATTTTTGACAATATGGATAACCTAAGTAAGCAAGAAGGGTATCTAGAGCTTGTGGAGAAAGATCATCGACTTGTTATGGATATTTATGAAGCTTACTTCTCTAAAACGGGTAAACGCCGTCGCTCCGACTAG
- the LOC139852401 gene encoding bifunctional monothiol glutaredoxin-S16, chloroplastic, with translation MAAINLPSPTYTTNWRTYTFTPSKISSFHFTPLKNPSFLSSLPSVSLKPNHTIQTRRHHLTLVVSAVGKLSDTELVPVGTESGPVVPSDSGVYAVYDKNGELQFVGLSRNIQASVAFHQKSVPDLCGSIKVGVVDNPDRTALTEAWKSWMEEHIEVTGKVPPGNEKGNTTWVRQAPKKKADLKITPGPNTKLTVPLEELIDRMVKENKVVAFIKGSRTAPQCGFSQRVVGILDSEGVDYESVDILDEEHNSGLRETLKSYSNWPTFPQVFVNGELVGGCDILSSMHEKGELAGLFKK, from the exons ATGGCGGCGATTAACCTCCCATCACCTACTTACACCACAAACTGGAGAACTTACACTTTCACCCCCTCTAAAATCTCATCTTTTCACTTCACTCCCCTAAAAAATCCTTCCTTTCTCTCATCCCTTCCTTCAGTTTCTCTCAAACCCAACCACACAATTCAAACCCGCCGTCATCACCTGACCCTAGTCGTTTCTGCAGTTGGGAAGCTTTCAGACACCGAATTGGTTCCCGTTGGTACTGAATCCGGTCCCGTGGTTCCATCGGATTCTGGTGTTTATGCAGTTTACGATAAAAATGGTGAACTGCAGTTTGTGGGGTTATCAAGAAACATTCAAGCGAGTGTTGCTTTTCATCAGAAATCAGTTCCTGATCTTTGTGGCTCAATAAAG GTCGGAGTGGTGGATAATCCTGACCGAACAGCATTAACAGAAGCATGGAAATCATGGATGGAAGAACACATAGAAGTCACCGGAAAAGTCCCTCCCGGTAACGAGAAAGGAAACACGACTTGGGTCCGGCAAGCACCCAAGAAAAAGGCAGATCTAAAGATAACACCAGGACCAAACACAAAACTAACGGTCCCACTAGAGGAACTAATTGACCGTATGGTCAAAGAAAACAAGGTGGTTGCTTTTATCAAGGGATCAAGAACGGCCCCACAATGTGGATTCTCACAACGGGTCGTTGGAATTTTGGACTCAGAAGGCGTGGATTACGAGAGTGTTGATATACTTGACGAAGAACATAATAGTGGATTGAGGGAGACACTTAAAAGTTATAGTAATTGGCCTACTTTTCCACAAGTATTTGTGAATGGTGAGTTGGTTGGAGGTTGTGACATATTGTCATCTATGCATGAAAAAGGTGAACTAGCTGGTTTGTTTAAGAAATGA
- the LOC139854210 gene encoding protein SCO1 homolog 1, mitochondrial-like, which translates to MASVISKTAQLRRTYRLFSSYKSSSRLTPHFTNKNPNSLLHRRLNQSELRSLTKFPRFLSTNAQADSPLKQTTAGSESDQGKQSGDSNQSSEQGKSIRGGPISWLSLLLLVATGAGVIIYYDQEKKRHIEDINTSSNAVKQGPSAGKAAIGGPFKLVDHNGKSVTENDFKGKWTLIYFGFTHCPDICPDELQKLAAAIDKIKAKAGFEIVPVFISVDPERDTVEQVREYVKEFHPKLIGLTGDPEEIKKAARAYRVYYMKTEDEGEDYLVDHSIIMYLMDRNMEFVKFFGKNNDVDALTEGIINEIKQYKKAKA; encoded by the exons ATGGCATCAGTAATCTCAAAAACCGCTCAACTCCGTCGAACTTACCGCCTCTTCTCATCGTACAAGTCATCATCTCGTCTAACACCTCATTTCACTAATAAAAACCCTAATTCATTACTCCACCGACGTCTCAATCAATCG GAATTAAGATCACTTACAAAGTTCCCTAGGTTTTTATCAACTAATGCTCAAGCTGATTCACCTTTGAAACAAACAACGGCCGGTTCTGAATCTGATCAGGGTAAACAGTCTGGTGATTCGAATCAGAGTTCCGAACAAGGAAAGTCGATTCGAGGCGGG CCTATTTCTTGGTTGAGTCTTCTTTTGCTGGTTGCTACCGGAGCAGGGGTTATCATCTACTACGATCAGGAAAAGAAACGGCATATTGAAG ATATAAATACGTCATCTAATGCAGTAAAGCAAGGACCATCTGCTGGTAAAGCAGCCATCGGTGGTCCATTCAAGCTTGTTGACCATAATGGTAAATCTGTTACTGAAAATGACTTCAAGGGGAAATGGACCCTAATATATTTCGGGTTTACTCACTGCCCAGATATATGCCCAGATGAGCTACAAAAACTTGCTGCTGCAATCGATAAAATAA AGGCAAAAGCAGGTTTTGAGATAGTACCGGTTTTCATTTCTGTTGATCCTGAGAGGGATACAGTAGAACAAGTTCGTGAGTATGTTAAAG AGTTTCACCCGAAGTTGATTGGACTTACTGGTGACCCCGAAGAGATAAAAAAGGCGGCTCGTGCTTACAGGGTTTACTATATGAAAACAGAAGACGAAGGTGAAGATTACCTGGTTGATCACTCAATAATTAT GTACTTGATGGATCGGAACATGGAATTTGTGAAGTTTTTTGGGAAGAATAATGATGTAGATGCTCTTACAGAAggaatcattaatgaaattaagcagTACAAGAAAGCTAAAGCATGA